The following are encoded together in the Lathyrus oleraceus cultivar Zhongwan6 chromosome 3, CAAS_Psat_ZW6_1.0, whole genome shotgun sequence genome:
- the LOC127132315 gene encoding uncharacterized protein LOC127132315 gives MECNKDEALRAKEIAENRLQTGDFAGALKFAMKARRLFPDTQNITQIITICEVHCAAQNKLSTSDMDWYGILLTEKFTEEATIKKQYRKLALLLHPDKNKSAGAEAAFKLIVEANRILSDPAKRSLYNMKVSRLAGIKAPQASSHHHNSFHSQFHTQSSNLNQKETFWTSCQHCNTKYEYYKNIINATLHCRQCFKLFKACDIGSPVAPPGHTSSFYRHKDTPNQVPPKQASQSNGGKPYGKGPEDMFVPHRPVSTKRGAGDGASCKVQKSKDGHGASCKVQKSKDGHGTAGVTKTAAGTSNHATSKAKQSRTQTNVGSKRARQSASADSVDGNGMKDNNVQENDVDPSGLDTGVHSRKSSRKKPQQDESFKTTKVEKREVPPNGGLFNKTSPTSFTADVAGENGETRNKTNGQPEKTDLRKKVKVEQLNPKRKETSNPNIIFCPDPEFSDFDKVRIKDCFAADQYWAIYDDTDSMPRFYARIKKVHSPFKLEYTWLEPNPNLKDEIEWHDADLPIACGKYRLGSTQITKDIDMFSHKVHCVKGSARGSYLVYPMKGETWAIFRHWDIGWASKPEKNAEYQFEFVEVLSDFDEKDGVKVTYLSKVKGFVCLFQQTVQNEVGLFCVPPNELYRFSHRVPSFMMSGGERKDVPKGSFELDPAGLPKSVFQVQVGDPGDVMDDGRLNNGVSSCQESSKCKVDQAKCNESIPKAKLRESGGPERVTPINKKPPMSKAENMGNGHTSTSQHMVREPDKNTSHRDYSQPEGSEAVASQTNKNFKSPQKPNKRNYHVETSTVRRSPRDLSKKNDAGGAGECATSKLADNHSNTNNNVKETQSVESGRACLRKDSGVMGARHDFNKEKSREMFQCGQIWAIYGDRDNMPDVYVQIKKIESTSNFRLHVSELEPCSPPEGFKRAISCGSFKIKKAKPQILSPSAFSHQLKVEPKENSIYEIYPKKGEIWALYKDQNYELTSSDQDRGRSECHIVEVLADSDKGIEVVILLRFSGSQPIFKAPIMRRSKTGVIEILREEVGRFSHQVPAFQHSGEDDLHLRGCWVADPSSIPGVAV, from the coding sequence ATGGAGTGCAACAAGGATGAGGCTCTGAGGGCAAAAGAAATAGCTGAGAATAGATTGCAGACTGGTGACTTTGCAGGGGCACTGAAGTTTGCTATGAAAGCTCGGCGACTGTTTCCTGATACCCAGAACATCACTCAGATTATTACTATTTGTGAGGTTCACTGCGCTGCACAGAACAAACTCTCTACGTCTGATATGGACTGGTATGGAATTCTTCTAACTGAAAAATTTACTGAAGAAGCAACGATAAAGAAACAGTATAGAAAACTTGCGCTGCTACTTCATCCGGATAAAAATAAATCTGCTGGGGCAGAGGCTGCTTTCAAGTTGATTGTGGAAGCTAACAGAATATTGAGTGACCCAGCAAAGCGTTCTTTATATAACATGAAGGTTAGTCGCCTTGCTGGAATTAAAGCACCTCAGGCTTCATCCCATCACCATAATAGTTTTCATTCACAGTTCCATACTCAAAGTTCAAATTTGAATCAGAAGGAGACATTTTGGACATCATGCCAACATTGTAATACTAAGTACGAGTACTACAAAAACATTATAAATGCTACCTTGCATTGTCGACAATGTTTTAAACTCTTCAAAGCCTGCGATATCGGGTCGCCGGTTGCACCGCCAGGACATACATCATCATTTTACAGACATAAAGATACTCCAAACCAAGTGCCACCAAAACAAGCATCACAAAGTAATGGTGGAAAACCTTATGGTAAAGGACCGGAGGACATGTTTGTGCCCCATCGTCCTGTATCAACAAAACGTGGGGCTGGAGACGGGGCTTCTTGTAAAGTTCAAAAGAGTAAAGATGGCCATGGGGCCTCTTGTAAGGTTCAAAAGAGTAAAGATGGCCATGGTACTGCAGGTGTGACGAAGACTGCTGCTGGAACTTCCAACCATGCTACATCTAAGGCCAAGCAATCACGAACCCAAACAAATGTTGGAAGTAAGAGAGCAAGGCAGTCAGCATCAGCAGATTCAGTTGATGGAAATGGCATGAAAGATAACAATGTTCAAGAAAATGATGTTGATCCTTCCGGACTTGACACAGGAGTCCATTCTAGGAAATCTTCCAGGAAAAAGCCACAACAAGATGAATCTTTTAAGACCACTAAAGTGGAGAAAAGAGAAGTGCCTCCTAATGGTGGGTTGTTCAATAAGACAAGTCCAACTAGTTTCACTGCTGATGTGGCTGGTGAGAATGGAGAGACGAGAAACAAAACAAATGGCCAACCTGAAAAAACAGATCTAAGGAAAAAGGTGAAAGTTGAGCAATTGAATCCAAAAAGAAAGGAGACATCCAATCCCAATATTATATTCTGTCCTGATCCAGAATTCAGTGATTTTGATAAGGTTAGGATAAAGGATTGTTTTGCTGCTGATCAATACTGGGCTATTTATGATGATACTGATTCTATGCCAAGATTCTATGCTCGCATCAAGAAGGTGCACTCCCCTTTCAAACTGGAATATACTTGGCTGGAACCAAATCCAAATCTAAAAGATGAGATTGAATGGCATGATGCAGATTTGCCTATTGCATGCGGTAAGTACAGACTTGGAAGTACTCAGATAACTAAGGATATTGATATGTTCTCTCACAAAGTGCATTGTGTAAAAGGGAGTGCTAGAGGTTCTTATCTGGTATATCCCATGAAGGGAGAAACTTGGGCAATTTTCAGACATTGGGATATAGGATGGGCTTCTAAACCTGAAAAGAATGCAGAATATCAATTTGAATTTGTCGAAGTCCTTTCTGATTTTGATGAGAAAGATGGTGTTAAAGTTACTTATCTGAGCAAGGTGAAAGGGTTTGTTTGTCTCTTTCAGCAAACTGTGCAGAATGAAGTTGGATTATTTTGTGTTCCACCTAATGAGTTGTATAGGTTTTCACACCGAGTTCCTTCATTTATGATGTCTGGTGGTGAAAGGAAAGATGTTCCAAAAGGATCATTTGAACTTGACCCTGCTGGCTTGCCTAAGAGTGTTTTTCAGGTTCAAGTCGGCGATCCGGGTGATGTGATGGACGATGGAAGGTTAAACaatggagtcagttcttgccaGGAATCATCCAAGTGTAAAGTTGACCAGGCAAAGTGTAACGAGAGTATTCCCAAAGCAAAATTGCGAGAAAGTGGTGGTCCTGAAAGAGTTACACCTATCAATAAAAAACCGCCAATGTCAAAAGCAGAAAATATGGGCAATGGTCATACAAGTACTAGTCAACACATGGTCAGAGAACCCGATAAGAACACTAGCCACAGGGACTACAGTCAACCAGAGGGAAGTGAAGCTGTTGCAAGCCAGACCAACAAGAATTTCAAGTCACCACAGAAACCCAACAAGAGAAATTATCACGTGGAGACATCGACAGTTCGAAGGTCACCAAGAGATTTAAGCAAGAAAAATGATGCAGGAGGTGCTGGTGAATGTGCCACTAGCAAGTTGGCTGATAATCATTCCAACACTAACAATAATGTTAAGGAAACTCAGTCGGTGGAAAGCGGTCGTGCGTGCTTGAGAAAAGATTCCGGAGTTATGGGAGCACGTCATGACTTTAATAAGGAAAAATCTAGGGAGATGTTTCAGTGTGGTCAGATATGGGCAATATACGGTGATAGGGATAATATGCCTGATGTTTATGTTCAAATCAAGAAGATTGAATCCACCTCTAATTTTAGGTTGCATGTATCCGAACTTGAACCCTGCTCGCCACCTGAAGGTTTCAAGCGAGCAATATCCTGTGGATCCTTCAAAATAAAAAAAGCCAAACCTCAAATTCTTTCTCCCTCAGCATTCTCTCATCAACTAAAAGTTGAACCCAAGGAAAATAGTATATATGAAATTTACCCTAAAAAAGGTGAGATTTGGGCTTTATACAAGGACCAGAATTATGAACTTACTTCTTCAGACCAGGACAGAGGCAGAAGTGAATGTCATATAGTAGAAGTATTAGCAGATAGTGACAAGGGTATAGAAGTTGTTATTCTGTTGCGTTTTAGCGGATCTCAGCCAATTTTCAAAGCTCCCATTATGCGGCGATCTAAGACCGGTGTAATTGAAATATTAAGAGAAGAGGTTGGTAGATTTTCACATCAGGTTCCTGCTTTTCAACATAGTGGAGAAGACGATCTTCATCTCAGAGGGTGTTGGGTGGCCGATCCGTCTTCCATTCCTGGTGTTGCAGTATAG